ACTGAAAACATGGGGAAGAGGGATAATGTTGGGTTTATTCAGGCCAATTGTGAAAAATAGgtcaggaatgtttttttttttactcttctaaACTCATCAATCCAGTCTCAAACCAACCTTTTCTGACACCTGttttcattcatatatatataatttaaaaaacaaggacattGTTGTCAAGTGCTTGacataaaaccaataaaaacacCCAGATATAAACTAAGGAGATTTACAAACAGCTACGAACATTggttgaaacataaaagaaagtGTAAAGAGTACTAAAATTCTGAAATGCAGAAATGGTCAATTGAAGGCAGCAACAATCCAAAAATTATTTAATCTTGATTTAAAGGAGCTTAGAGACTCAGTAGACCTGCTGATTTCTGTGACTTTGTTCCAGAAATGTGGAGCAAAAgaactgaacgctgcttctccatatttagttttgactctgggaacagaaagtagaaCCGTCCTAGACAACCTAAGGGTTTGCGGTGGTTCATaaggtatcagcagatcagaaatatACTTTTGCCTcaaaccattcagtgctttataaaccaacagcagggTTTTGAGTTAAATCATTTGTCAGAAGCAAGTTTAAAGACCTGAGATTtggagtgatgtgatccactttcttGGTCTTGGTGAGGACTGGAACTGAAGCCTTCTGGCTCCAGCTGTAGCTTTCTGattgattttttaaaaacacagttaCAGTAGTCAAGTCTAATAAAGATAAATGCATGGACAGGTTTTTCCAAATCTGGTTGAGACATACAGTAAATCCTCTAATCCCTGATTCTTTGGTGATAGTAGGGTGATTTTGTTTCTTGATATGGCTGTTCAGGTTGAAGCCAGAATCTATAATTACATCTAGATTTCTAGCTTGTTTGTGGTTGTTAACATCAGTGATAGAAGCACAGCACTGACTTTCAATCGTTCATCCTTGTtaccaaaaacaattactttggttttatctttgtttaattaaagtttTAGCACATCCAGTTGTTAATTTGTTCTTTGCATTTACCCAGCCCTTGTTTAGGCTTAAGGATTGTAGTTCCAGAGTGATGTAGttacttttttccattatcTGAGTTAATGGTAGCTTGTAGATATTGAACAGAAAGGGCTCCAGTATCGAACCTTGGGGAACACCACATGTAATGTCTTCAGATCTAATGTGTAATTAGCTACAGACACAAAAGTATTCCCGGTCtttcaagtaggattcaaacgAGCGTGGGAAATACGGAAAAACGCGCTGGTTACCTTACACCACAGTAACCAGGGCTTATCACGTCGTCCCTCGTCCTGCACTGGAACACTGGGATAGTCAATGTCCTGACTCCAtgccccacagctccaccaacctgccccagaccCCCAAGcctccctccaccaccccatgaggggctcacgcctctccatcatcctcccctcccccatccccctcaCCCGCAACGACCGTCTCttttctggagagagacgttaactgtctctttaaaagacaaaatcctcACAAAGCAgacggtccggactccgtctcctgaagcattgtgctgatcattgtgcattgtgctgatcagctgtGTTCAcacagacatcttcaacacctccctggagacatgccacgtagcAGCCTGGTTCAAGggctccaccatcatccctgttcccaagaagcccaggatcacaggactcaatgactacaggcccgtcgccctgacctctgtagtcatgaagtcttttgaacggctagtcctgtcacACCTGACAACTCTCACCGACCTCCTCCTGGACCCTCTGCAGATCGCCAACAGAACCAACAGTTCTGCAaatgatgctgtcaacatggccctccacttcatcctccTACATATGGACTCCCCAGGAagctacgccaggatcctgtttgtggatttcatctctgccttcaacaccatcatcccatctctgctgcaggacaaactctctcaacTTCATGTGTCCGACtgcacctgcaagtggatcacagacttcctgtctgacaggaagcagaacGTGAacctggggaaacatgtctcttcctctcggaccatcagcaccgatTCCCTCCAAGGCTGCATTCTTTcccttctgctcttctccctatacacaaacagctgcgactccagtcaccagtccgtcaagctcctgaagtttgcggatgacaccatcCTCGTTGGACTGATATccggtggggatgagtccgcctacaggttgGAATCTGGTGATGTTGagcagccaaaacaacctgtAGCTGGTTGTAGATTTTAGGAAGAATGCAGTCGCACATTCCCCAATCACCATGTGTGACTTCCCCATCaccgctgtggattccttccgttttctgggctccatcatcacccaggacctcaagtgggagctgaacatcagctccatcaccaagaaggctcagcagaggctgatcttcctgaggcagctgaagaaattcaacccgCCTaggacgatgatggtgcacttatACACGGCAATCATCGAgtccttcctctgctcctccatcaccgtcaaGGACAAGGGCAGTCTGCAgagtgtcatccgctctgcagagagggtgatcggctgcaatctgccgtttCTCCaagacttgttcgcttccaggaccatgaagcgagctaaaaagattgttgccaacccctctcaccctggaccAAACCTGTTTGTGCTCCTTCCATccggcaggaggctgaggtccatcaggaccaagacctcccgccacacaaacagtttcttcccttcAGCAGTCAGggtcatcaacagagccggtcccccactgactgactctgacatccctctTCACATACAcatgtcactttcacttgtcactctCGGCTTGCTGTTGCACTTCAtctttaacttattttttatttaactaccTCTTGCACttgttcttgcactatgttgtcttatttgtcttgttgtccattgtcttactgtctgatgttatgcaccaaccaccaagtaaAATTCCTTgttatgtctgacatattttggtaataaatgtttctgattcctGAGATACAAGGGGGCAAAGGGCAAAATTGCCCCTAAGTAATATACTTTTGCCCCAGATATCACTAGAAGAGGGACAAAAAATGCCTGTCTGTAAAAATTGTCtgtaaaaataatgataatttaCTTGTCAAAAACAGACTGATGTTGAGTGTGCGGGAAGAATCTAACGttcctaaaaaagaaaaaattgagTGCTTCTTGATCAGACTTGTGAGTGCGCGAAGAAATGAGGATGAGCAAATCCAGTCTACATCACCATCTCAGgttcaatataaaaaaattgACGCACCCATCGAacatcaaaaaataaaagatagaCTGGCTTGGGTTGGAGGAAGACGACAAGAGAACCACCCGCATTTTATGCATGGCACTCGAGGCACTCGAACTTGCTGCCAACAAACTGCCAACAACGCTGTCGACCAGCACCACGAATTCTTCTGCTGACTCTATCAAGGAGGAACGAAAACATTAAGAAATACTTGTTCTTTTGTcacaagaaaaacaagcaacatACCATCACCTACGGTGAGTGATAACTaagaatgaattattttaaaattatttagttagctaacgctagctagctctGATTAGCTATTTAACTAGCTACGAAggcttgctagctagctaacttagctaacgttagataGTAGGCCTACAGTCAGTGAGAGATGTTACCCCTCTGCTTTTTACTGCCAATCCTCTATTTAGGTAAAATACAACTAGTTGACTGGGTATTTcaaggtttaaatgttttgtttttttgttttagaagCATGGAGTAATCAGCTCAATAATAAAGAGCCAACTGTGGAAGCTGTGAATCCGATGCAAAGATGGTCAAGCTGTTTGACATTGCTTAACATATTGCTTAACACCgttatctatatatttatattgtttgttATAAAATATTTCATAGTTGAGGAATAAGGTTCACAAAAAGATGTGCAGAAATGAATCATTTAATGGAATTTACTAcattcaggaaacatttattgaacatttaTTAGTTCAATTTAGCAGGAATCAGTGATGCGCCTCATGCTCATGAACCTCATGCCGCTCATGCCCATGTCCCTGAAGCTCCTGTACTCTCCGGGCCTCATGTACATCATCTTGCCCCTGAACTGGGGCTGCTCGTACATCAGCCAGTGGCCGTCCATCACGTGGCAGGACTGGCAGTCGTTCATGCGGTAACGGTCCATGATGTTTTCGCAGTCGTCCATCATCTCGTGGCTCTGACCGCCGAAGTTCTCCCTCTCGTAGATCTTCATCCTGTACTGTCCCCTGTGCTGttttgaagaaacaaaaaaccaATGTTGATTATTTGCAACAAAAGGTATCACTAAAAGACTACTTTTAAATGTCTGTTTCAAACCTACCATGGGGATCATGCGGCAAGACCTGATGCAGTCCCTCATGCCCATCATGCTCATGTAGTCGGAGTACTCTCCCCTCCTCATGAAGTACTGGCTTCCCATGTAGTTGGTGCGGTCGTAGACCATGAAGCAGCcgctctccaccctgcaggagTGACACCTATTCAGGTAGGAGGACATGTCGGAGCAGTCGCTCATGCACTCATAAGAGCGACCCTGGAAGTTCTTCTCCTCGTAGAAGATGATCTGAAAAACAAGTAAATTGTAATGTTTAGGAATAGAGCAGCACGGTGGTGATGGTTCCATTCAttccattcattaaaaaaacatcttttagaAAGTACCTTTCCCCTCATGTTCATGCCGGAGTTGCTCATGTTGGTTGTAGATGGGCTGTTGCTCCTGAACTGTGTACCTACCAGGTTTAACCCTTTCCTTTTATACCTGACCATGGGAAAGAGTCactgactcctccccctcagaAACCCACTACTCAGCAACTTACTATTGAAGCCAACAGAATGCAGAGGTTGTATGCCTTTTACCTTGCAGTCTTTAGAAAAGCCATTTTCTGTCAATACAGAAAAAATGACCAGGAGTGATCTATGTTATGTGCCACAGTTGACCCAGGTGATGGGTAAAAACTGTGTATTACCGGTAAGGTGCAGATCTTTTCTGTATTTCATTATAGTGAGAATGTCTTTACCGTGGTTCAGAAGTGTTCAATTCATAAAAGACAGTGAGAATGAAAGATAAAGAAAGTGCTTCTAGGAACTTGCTCTCAAAATAATTTCAACCTGGGTGAAGAGAATGAGTGAAAATTAACAGTGATGCTCATAGtacaaatcattttcttttatgttAAAGTCATAGGATacacataatgaaataaaattattattataattttgtCACTATTCAACCAACTAAGACACTGTGACATGTACTTTATTTCAATGTGTTGTACGAAAATGGTTATGAAACAGTCTCAATCAATCTCTCTTTGTGACCTCGTAAGCGAACACGACCACCAGCTGAGACTTTGAATGCCCGTCAACCGGCTCGATTCACCGTGGAATTGTGAGTCATATCTCATGACACCACCATACACCACCGTACCTGGAGGCTCCAAATGGGCCCAGTGAATTTTCTGCCTCTTCCTGCCCTGTGTAAATATTTGCATTGTTTCAATTGtgcaaaataaactaaacttaactAAACTAAAACCAGACAAAACAATTAACATCTTGCATGTTTGTCAAAAGCTCCTCCAGCTCAAAAGCATCTCCTCCTTCAGCCAGGAGCAGAGCGGAAGTCCTCTGGTCAGACAAAATATTTGATCATCGGGTTGATGGGCAACTTAAAAAAATTGTGGAATTGCTTCAGGATAAAAAGCATGTTTGGTAGTATgttttttaactgttttattgtCACGTGATTCATGTGAGTGTACATGAATTTGTTGATGCGTGATTCTACATATTATTTGAAAAATCTGAGAACTATATAAAACTGTTAATATGCAATCTTTCAGCTATGTAAAACGTAAATTGACAACAAAAGAAAGTGGGTTATGAGCATCTCCACAACGCATACTAAGATTTTCCCCAAGATTTTAAAACGGTCTGCAAATGCCGAAAATCAGTTAATAAAGGTAAAAATCTAAGTTCAATGTTTTTCCACAAGAACTGACCAATAGTTGTGTCAAAATTTCACAGACGGCGGttctaaaaatgttttgttaattGCGGCAGGAACGTGCTCAAATGATTTCAAACAACCAGTTAATGCAATTGAATCGGGAGAGACTTCTGAACTTTCAACGACGATTTAATAAACaggcataaatatataaagtgcAAAATTATTGTGGCATGTACTCCGTCCAGCCGTAGTATAGACCCGGGCCCGGAATGCCGAGATGAGAGCGGGTATTGctcccctttgggagtccagacactggagGTGGTGGTAGAGAATGGGTTGCTCCAATCCTCTGATAGACCAGGTATTCCAGGTATTCCTGCTGACTGGAGGTGTCTGGGTGGTGGAGGGTTGCCTCTGGTGCTTGCtcaaatgacaactgacagcaacagagaggagaacagcttTTAACGTTTGACTTTACCGACGCGATTGGTTTATGGAAACGGTGTCTGCGCCGCCCCATCAGCTTATGGCATATGGCTCAGGCAGAGGCTTCTCCAGTCATCCTGGCTGAATTTATGCCTAAACTTCATTTATCCAACTTGGAAAGGGTTCATCCT
The window above is part of the Gasterosteus aculeatus chromosome 16, fGasAcu3.hap1.1, whole genome shotgun sequence genome. Proteins encoded here:
- the LOC120834152 gene encoding gamma-crystallin M3, whose protein sequence is MSNSGMNMRGKIIFYEEKNFQGRSYECMSDCSDMSSYLNRCHSCRVESGCFMVYDRTNYMGSQYFMRRGEYSDYMSMMGMRDCIRSCRMIPMHRGQYRMKIYERENFGGQSHEMMDDCENIMDRYRMNDCQSCHVMDGHWLMYEQPQFRGKMMYMRPGEYRSFRDMGMSGMRFMSMRRITDSC